The following proteins are co-located in the Megalobrama amblycephala isolate DHTTF-2021 linkage group LG12, ASM1881202v1, whole genome shotgun sequence genome:
- the pxnb gene encoding paxillin isoform X3, translated as MDDLDALLADLESSTAHISKCPVFLPEETPYSYPTGGHLFQDDSPPPPLPPPPSVEALNGSISPRQDSQHSSQQSLGSAHKSTLSRDSSPPASHTEEDHVYSFPNKQKHSDSSSTAMTSALGSNLSELDRLLLELNAVQQNAPSFSSTEDAPPPLPPCSVAHYIQENGAHPAITLTPAAQDKPQRNGTKGTEDGRPTVESLLNELESSVPSPTPSPCALTSDLTDGQVDTPSEQQGRISATSATRELDELMACLSDFKVQSNIMAQGKGPHGQVNKLDNMLGSLQSDLHKLGVQTVAKGVCGACCKPIVGQVVTAMGRTWHPEHFVCTHCQEEIGSRNFFEREGQPYCERDYHHLFSPRCYYCNGPILDKVVTALDRTWHPEHFFCAQCGAFFGPEGFHEKDGKAYCRKDYFDLFAPKCGGCARAILENYISALSSLWHPECFVCRECFTPFINGSFFEHDGQPYCEVHYHARRGSLCSGCQKPITGRCITAMGKKFHPEHFVCAFCLKQLNKGTFKEQNDKPYCQGCFIKLFS; from the exons ACGCATTGCTTGCAGATCTCGAGTCTTCCACTGCCCATATCTCCAAGTGCCCAGTGTTTCTACCCGAGGAGACGCCGTATTCCTACCCCACTGGAGGGCACCTTTTTCAGGATGACTCCCCTCCTCCGCCTCTGCCCCCTCCGCCCTCAGTTGAGGCCCTGAACGGATCCATCTCCCCGCGGCAAGACTCCCAGCACTCCTCACAACAG TCTCTGGGATCTGCTCATAAAAGCACGTTGTCACGGGATAGCAGTCCACCAGCCTCTCATACAGAAGAAGACCACGTTTACAG TTTTCCTAACAAGCAGAAGCACTCAGACTCATCGTCCACAGCCATGACTTCTGCCCTGGGCAGCAACCTGTCTGAACTGGACCGCCTTCTTCTGGAACTTAATGCTGTACAGCAAAATGCCCCATCTTTCTCCAGTACAG AGGATGCACCACCTCCATTGCCACCTTGCAGTGTTGCCCACTATATACAGGAAAATGGAGCCCACCCAGCCATCACactgacaccagcagcacagGACAAGCCTCAGAGGAACGGAACAAAGGGGACAGAAGATGGTCGTCCCACTGTGGAAAGTCTTCTGAATGAGTTGGAAAGCTCAGTGCCTTCCCCAAC GCCCAGCCCCTGTGCTCTGACAAGTGATTTGACGGACGGACAGGTGGACACACCTTCTGAGCAGCAGGGCAGAATATCAGCCACCTCTGCTACACGAGAACTGGATGAACTCATGGCCTGTTTGTCAGATTTTAAGGTGCAGAgcaat ATCATGGCCCAGGGGAAGGGTCCACATGGACAGGTTAATAAACTAGACAACATGCTGGGCAGTCTTCAGTCTGACCTCCACAAGCTGGGAGTGCAGACGGTTGCCAAGGGAGTGTGTGGCGCCTGCTGCAAACCCATTGTTGGCCAG GTAGTAACTGCCATGGGGCGCACATGGCATCCAGAGCATTTTGTGTGCACACACTGCCAGGAGGAGATTGGTTCCAGAAACTTCTTTGAGAGGGAAGGTCAGCCATACTGCGAGAGAGATTACCACCATTTATTCTCTCCGCGCTGCTACTACTGTAATGGACCCATACTGGAT AAAGTGGTAACAGCGTTAGACAGGACGTGGCATCCTGAACACTTTTTCTGTGCCCAGTGCGGGGCGTTCTTTGGTCCTGAAG GGTTTCATGAGAAGGATGGGAAGGCGTACTGTCGTAAAGACTACTTTGACCTCTTCGCTCCTAAATGTGGCGGCTGTGCTCGTGCCATCCTGGAGAACTACATCTCTGCCCTGAGCTCTCTCTGGCATCCAGAGTGTTTCGTGTGCAGG GAGTGCTTCACACCCTTCATCAACGGCAGTTTCTTCGAGCACGACGGTCAGCCCTACTGCGAGGTCCATTATCACGCCCGCCGCGGGTCGCTGTGTTCCGGCTGTCAGAAGCCCATCACGGGCCGCTGTATCACAGCCATGGGCAAGAAGTTCCATCCCGAGCATTTTGTCTGTGCCTTCTGCCTTAAGCAGCTCAACAAGGGCACCTTCAAAGAGCAAAACGACAAGCCTTACTGCCAGGGCTGCTTCATCAAGCTGTTCAGCTAG
- the pxnb gene encoding paxillin isoform X4 — protein MDDLDALLADLESSTAHISKCPVFLPEETPYSYPTGGHLFQDDSPPPPLPPPPSVEALNGSISPRQDSQHSSQQSLGSAHKSTLSRDSSPPASHTEEDHVYSFPNKQKHSDSSSTAMTSALGSNLSELDRLLLELNAVQQNAPSFSSTEDAPPPLPPCSVAHYIQENGAHPAITLTPAAQDKPQRNGTKGTEDGRPTVESLLNELESSVPSPTPSPCALTSDLTDGQVDTPSEQQGRISATSATRELDELMACLSDFKIMAQGKGPHGQVNKLDNMLGSLQSDLHKLGVQTVAKGVCGACCKPIVGQVVTAMGRTWHPEHFVCTHCQEEIGSRNFFEREGQPYCERDYHHLFSPRCYYCNGPILDKVVTALDRTWHPEHFFCAQCGAFFGPEGFHEKDGKAYCRKDYFDLFAPKCGGCARAILENYISALSSLWHPECFVCRECFTPFINGSFFEHDGQPYCEVHYHARRGSLCSGCQKPITGRCITAMGKKFHPEHFVCAFCLKQLNKGTFKEQNDKPYCQGCFIKLFS, from the exons ACGCATTGCTTGCAGATCTCGAGTCTTCCACTGCCCATATCTCCAAGTGCCCAGTGTTTCTACCCGAGGAGACGCCGTATTCCTACCCCACTGGAGGGCACCTTTTTCAGGATGACTCCCCTCCTCCGCCTCTGCCCCCTCCGCCCTCAGTTGAGGCCCTGAACGGATCCATCTCCCCGCGGCAAGACTCCCAGCACTCCTCACAACAG TCTCTGGGATCTGCTCATAAAAGCACGTTGTCACGGGATAGCAGTCCACCAGCCTCTCATACAGAAGAAGACCACGTTTACAG TTTTCCTAACAAGCAGAAGCACTCAGACTCATCGTCCACAGCCATGACTTCTGCCCTGGGCAGCAACCTGTCTGAACTGGACCGCCTTCTTCTGGAACTTAATGCTGTACAGCAAAATGCCCCATCTTTCTCCAGTACAG AGGATGCACCACCTCCATTGCCACCTTGCAGTGTTGCCCACTATATACAGGAAAATGGAGCCCACCCAGCCATCACactgacaccagcagcacagGACAAGCCTCAGAGGAACGGAACAAAGGGGACAGAAGATGGTCGTCCCACTGTGGAAAGTCTTCTGAATGAGTTGGAAAGCTCAGTGCCTTCCCCAAC GCCCAGCCCCTGTGCTCTGACAAGTGATTTGACGGACGGACAGGTGGACACACCTTCTGAGCAGCAGGGCAGAATATCAGCCACCTCTGCTACACGAGAACTGGATGAACTCATGGCCTGTTTGTCAGATTTTAAG ATCATGGCCCAGGGGAAGGGTCCACATGGACAGGTTAATAAACTAGACAACATGCTGGGCAGTCTTCAGTCTGACCTCCACAAGCTGGGAGTGCAGACGGTTGCCAAGGGAGTGTGTGGCGCCTGCTGCAAACCCATTGTTGGCCAG GTAGTAACTGCCATGGGGCGCACATGGCATCCAGAGCATTTTGTGTGCACACACTGCCAGGAGGAGATTGGTTCCAGAAACTTCTTTGAGAGGGAAGGTCAGCCATACTGCGAGAGAGATTACCACCATTTATTCTCTCCGCGCTGCTACTACTGTAATGGACCCATACTGGAT AAAGTGGTAACAGCGTTAGACAGGACGTGGCATCCTGAACACTTTTTCTGTGCCCAGTGCGGGGCGTTCTTTGGTCCTGAAG GGTTTCATGAGAAGGATGGGAAGGCGTACTGTCGTAAAGACTACTTTGACCTCTTCGCTCCTAAATGTGGCGGCTGTGCTCGTGCCATCCTGGAGAACTACATCTCTGCCCTGAGCTCTCTCTGGCATCCAGAGTGTTTCGTGTGCAGG GAGTGCTTCACACCCTTCATCAACGGCAGTTTCTTCGAGCACGACGGTCAGCCCTACTGCGAGGTCCATTATCACGCCCGCCGCGGGTCGCTGTGTTCCGGCTGTCAGAAGCCCATCACGGGCCGCTGTATCACAGCCATGGGCAAGAAGTTCCATCCCGAGCATTTTGTCTGTGCCTTCTGCCTTAAGCAGCTCAACAAGGGCACCTTCAAAGAGCAAAACGACAAGCCTTACTGCCAGGGCTGCTTCATCAAGCTGTTCAGCTAG
- the pxnb gene encoding caskin-1 isoform X1, producing the protein MDDLDALLADLESSTAHISKCPVFLPEETPYSYPTGGHLFQDDSPPPPLPPPPSVEALNGSISPRQDSQHSSQQSLGSAHKSTLSRDSSPPASHTEEDHVYSFPNKQKHSDSSSTAMTSALGSNLSELDRLLLELNAVQQNAPSFSSTEDAPPPLPPCSVAHYIQENGAHPAITLTPAAQDKPQRNGTKGTEDGRPTVESLLNELESSVPSPTPSPCALTSDLTDGQVDTPSEQQGRISATSATRELDELMACLSDFKVQSNPSSLGSLNSEPLFEQTTTIAEIHPPPAAAVSKSLSPCLPTEPSRYSPGLSPSLNFELHIVEESGELGAAHPLSSGKPSSRLSPPAASSPCYSPVSDLGLDSAIDVSASMLSSQVESLVVLSQTITTTGGRDHSPFMEGSPSAKLTSSELKSYSPLTKSPSPTSAPAVSRTPERVSPLMTPASIDLYLTSSEAKPLSPVPSLPRSPLPTVSESPSMSLPKAVSPPLILSSSPSLAAPKSPSPKPSSEQPEPAVSLNPLPATRLEPPTYEPSLDDALDKLLAMSFSRPENEAPITASAASRLTLEVQPEVYEETIVPADRCDIHPDTHTESEMGDGLLEDQSDCRSDLDWADMELKMAYEGLDGSMTPMTEASWMDDSLTPSSCPGTPDAQMDLPMLHMAGTMDRISASGHIKSVIRRTKEIQNVHPMYRDGLIRRKMGPLIFHKSNSQDRLIEELQGKLGIARKDRPKKQQPDDWLTEGVIVMSNPKRSREDHNKEVDKIIIPPESPLPQRKVILPPQSPPIPRPPPPAEEPKRPPPVKLAPAPAPAPLPPPPPPAPSPPPREPTPPPQPTPPPVPPKPPTPEPVEVPAPSPKPNPAPLPTPTPPPASVTPPKVLASVGCQTEYDPLFPPLQIMAQGKGPHGQVNKLDNMLGSLQSDLHKLGVQTVAKGVCGACCKPIVGQVVTAMGRTWHPEHFVCTHCQEEIGSRNFFEREGQPYCERDYHHLFSPRCYYCNGPILDKVVTALDRTWHPEHFFCAQCGAFFGPEGFHEKDGKAYCRKDYFDLFAPKCGGCARAILENYISALSSLWHPECFVCRECFTPFINGSFFEHDGQPYCEVHYHARRGSLCSGCQKPITGRCITAMGKKFHPEHFVCAFCLKQLNKGTFKEQNDKPYCQGCFIKLFS; encoded by the exons ACGCATTGCTTGCAGATCTCGAGTCTTCCACTGCCCATATCTCCAAGTGCCCAGTGTTTCTACCCGAGGAGACGCCGTATTCCTACCCCACTGGAGGGCACCTTTTTCAGGATGACTCCCCTCCTCCGCCTCTGCCCCCTCCGCCCTCAGTTGAGGCCCTGAACGGATCCATCTCCCCGCGGCAAGACTCCCAGCACTCCTCACAACAG TCTCTGGGATCTGCTCATAAAAGCACGTTGTCACGGGATAGCAGTCCACCAGCCTCTCATACAGAAGAAGACCACGTTTACAG TTTTCCTAACAAGCAGAAGCACTCAGACTCATCGTCCACAGCCATGACTTCTGCCCTGGGCAGCAACCTGTCTGAACTGGACCGCCTTCTTCTGGAACTTAATGCTGTACAGCAAAATGCCCCATCTTTCTCCAGTACAG AGGATGCACCACCTCCATTGCCACCTTGCAGTGTTGCCCACTATATACAGGAAAATGGAGCCCACCCAGCCATCACactgacaccagcagcacagGACAAGCCTCAGAGGAACGGAACAAAGGGGACAGAAGATGGTCGTCCCACTGTGGAAAGTCTTCTGAATGAGTTGGAAAGCTCAGTGCCTTCCCCAAC GCCCAGCCCCTGTGCTCTGACAAGTGATTTGACGGACGGACAGGTGGACACACCTTCTGAGCAGCAGGGCAGAATATCAGCCACCTCTGCTACACGAGAACTGGATGAACTCATGGCCTGTTTGTCAGATTTTAAGGTGCAGAgcaat CCAAGTTCCTTAGGCTCCCTGAACTCTGAGCCACTGTTTGAGCAAACTACTACCATTGCTGAAATCCACCCTCCTCCCGCGGCTGCCGTGTCCAAATCCCTGTCCCCTTGCCTCCCAACGGAACCAAGCCGATATTCCCCAGGTCTCTCCCCTTCTTTAAACTTTGAACTGCACATTGTGGAGGAATCTGGTGAACTGGGTGCTGCGCATCCACTATCTAGTGGGAAGCCATCCTCTCGACTGTCTCCACCTGCAGCATCCAGTCCTTGTTATTCTCCGGTATCTGACCTGGGCTTGGATTCTGCCATTGATGTTTCTGCTTCCATGCTCTCCTCCCAAGTGGAGTCTCTAGTGGTTCTGTCTCAGACTATAACCACAACTGGAGGTCGGGATCATAGTCCTTTCATGGAGGGAAGTCCTTCTGCCAAACTGACAAGCTCTGAGCTGAAGTCCTATTCGCCTCTCACCAAGTCTCCTAGTCCAACAAGTGCCCCAGCGGTCAGCAGAACCCCTGAAAGAGTTAGTCCATTGATGACACCTGCATCTATTGATCTATATCTCACCAGTTCTGAAGCAAAACCTTTGAGCCCAGTGCCATCTCTTCCCAGATCTCCACTTCCTACAGTCTCTGAATCGCCATCAATGTCGCTTCCCAAAGCTGTTTCACCTCCTCTAATCCTTTCCTCTTCCCCATCTCTAGCAGCTCCCAAGTCTCCAAGCCCAAAACCATCATCAGAACAGCCTGAGCCAGCTGTTTCTCTCAATCCCCTTCCTGCCACTAGGCTTGAGCCACCAACCTATGAGCCTTCTCTTGACGACGCCTTAGATAAACTTCTCGCCATGAGCTTCAGCAGGCCTGAGAACGAGGCTCCAATCACAGCTTCAGCAGCTTCACGGCTCACTTTAGAAGTACAACCAGAAGTATATGAGGAGACAATAGTGCCGGCGGATCGCTGCGACATTCATCCTGACACACACACGGAGAGTGAAATGGGGGATGGGCTCTTGGAGGATCAGTCGGACTGCAGGAGCGATCTTGACTGGGCTGACATGGAGCTTAAGATGGCCTACGAAGGACTTGATGGCTCCATGACCCCCATGACTGAAGCAAGCTGGATGGATGACTCTCTCACTCCGTCGTCTTGCCCTGGAACTCCAGATGCCCAAATGGACCTTCCCATGCTCCATATGGCTGGCACAATGGACAGAATCTCAGCCTCAGGACAC ATCAAATCAGTGATTAGACGCACCAAGGAGATTCAAAATGTCCACCCCATGTACCGAGATGGCCTGATACGTAGGAAGATGGGCCCCCTCATTTTCCACAAGAGCAACTCCCAggaccggctcattgaggaaCTGCAAGGAAAGCTGGGAATAGCCCGTAAAGATCGTCCAAAAAAGCAGCAGCCAGACGATTGGCTCACAGAAGGCGTCATCGTCATGTCCAACCCCAAACGCTCACGGGAAGACCACAACAAAGAGGTGGATAAG ATAATCATACCTCCTGAGTCTCCTCTTCCTCAGAGGAAGGTGATCCTACCTCCCCAATCTCCCCCAATCCCTCGCCCCCCACCCCCTGCTGAGGAGCCAAAGCGCCCCCCTCCAGTCAAATTAGCTCCTGCTCCTGCTCCTGCTCCTCTGCCTCCACCCCCACCACCTGCTCCCTCCCCACCTCCAAGAGAACCTACACCTCCTCCCCAGCCAACACCACCTCCAGTTCCACCCAAGCCCCCGACCCCTGAACCTGTGGAAGTTCCAGCTCCCTCCCCAAAACCCAATCCTGCACCCCTGCCCACACCCACCCCACCACCTGCCTCTGTGACCCCTCCCAAAGTGCTGGCGTCAGTGGGCTGCCAGACGGAGTACGACCCGCTCTTCCCTCCGCTGCAG ATCATGGCCCAGGGGAAGGGTCCACATGGACAGGTTAATAAACTAGACAACATGCTGGGCAGTCTTCAGTCTGACCTCCACAAGCTGGGAGTGCAGACGGTTGCCAAGGGAGTGTGTGGCGCCTGCTGCAAACCCATTGTTGGCCAG GTAGTAACTGCCATGGGGCGCACATGGCATCCAGAGCATTTTGTGTGCACACACTGCCAGGAGGAGATTGGTTCCAGAAACTTCTTTGAGAGGGAAGGTCAGCCATACTGCGAGAGAGATTACCACCATTTATTCTCTCCGCGCTGCTACTACTGTAATGGACCCATACTGGAT AAAGTGGTAACAGCGTTAGACAGGACGTGGCATCCTGAACACTTTTTCTGTGCCCAGTGCGGGGCGTTCTTTGGTCCTGAAG GGTTTCATGAGAAGGATGGGAAGGCGTACTGTCGTAAAGACTACTTTGACCTCTTCGCTCCTAAATGTGGCGGCTGTGCTCGTGCCATCCTGGAGAACTACATCTCTGCCCTGAGCTCTCTCTGGCATCCAGAGTGTTTCGTGTGCAGG GAGTGCTTCACACCCTTCATCAACGGCAGTTTCTTCGAGCACGACGGTCAGCCCTACTGCGAGGTCCATTATCACGCCCGCCGCGGGTCGCTGTGTTCCGGCTGTCAGAAGCCCATCACGGGCCGCTGTATCACAGCCATGGGCAAGAAGTTCCATCCCGAGCATTTTGTCTGTGCCTTCTGCCTTAAGCAGCTCAACAAGGGCACCTTCAAAGAGCAAAACGACAAGCCTTACTGCCAGGGCTGCTTCATCAAGCTGTTCAGCTAG
- the pxnb gene encoding caskin-1 isoform X2, with protein MDDLDALLADLESSTAHISKCPVFLPEETPYSYPTGGHLFQDDSPPPPLPPPPSVEALNGSISPRQDSQHSSQQSLGSAHKSTLSRDSSPPASHTEEDHVYSFPNKQKHSDSSSTAMTSALGSNLSELDRLLLELNAVQQNAPSFSSTEDAPPPLPPCSVAHYIQENGAHPAITLTPAAQDKPQRNGTKGTEDGRPTVESLLNELESSVPSPTPSPCALTSDLTDGQVDTPSEQQGRISATSATRELDELMACLSDFKPSSLGSLNSEPLFEQTTTIAEIHPPPAAAVSKSLSPCLPTEPSRYSPGLSPSLNFELHIVEESGELGAAHPLSSGKPSSRLSPPAASSPCYSPVSDLGLDSAIDVSASMLSSQVESLVVLSQTITTTGGRDHSPFMEGSPSAKLTSSELKSYSPLTKSPSPTSAPAVSRTPERVSPLMTPASIDLYLTSSEAKPLSPVPSLPRSPLPTVSESPSMSLPKAVSPPLILSSSPSLAAPKSPSPKPSSEQPEPAVSLNPLPATRLEPPTYEPSLDDALDKLLAMSFSRPENEAPITASAASRLTLEVQPEVYEETIVPADRCDIHPDTHTESEMGDGLLEDQSDCRSDLDWADMELKMAYEGLDGSMTPMTEASWMDDSLTPSSCPGTPDAQMDLPMLHMAGTMDRISASGHIKSVIRRTKEIQNVHPMYRDGLIRRKMGPLIFHKSNSQDRLIEELQGKLGIARKDRPKKQQPDDWLTEGVIVMSNPKRSREDHNKEVDKIIIPPESPLPQRKVILPPQSPPIPRPPPPAEEPKRPPPVKLAPAPAPAPLPPPPPPAPSPPPREPTPPPQPTPPPVPPKPPTPEPVEVPAPSPKPNPAPLPTPTPPPASVTPPKVLASVGCQTEYDPLFPPLQIMAQGKGPHGQVNKLDNMLGSLQSDLHKLGVQTVAKGVCGACCKPIVGQVVTAMGRTWHPEHFVCTHCQEEIGSRNFFEREGQPYCERDYHHLFSPRCYYCNGPILDKVVTALDRTWHPEHFFCAQCGAFFGPEGFHEKDGKAYCRKDYFDLFAPKCGGCARAILENYISALSSLWHPECFVCRECFTPFINGSFFEHDGQPYCEVHYHARRGSLCSGCQKPITGRCITAMGKKFHPEHFVCAFCLKQLNKGTFKEQNDKPYCQGCFIKLFS; from the exons ACGCATTGCTTGCAGATCTCGAGTCTTCCACTGCCCATATCTCCAAGTGCCCAGTGTTTCTACCCGAGGAGACGCCGTATTCCTACCCCACTGGAGGGCACCTTTTTCAGGATGACTCCCCTCCTCCGCCTCTGCCCCCTCCGCCCTCAGTTGAGGCCCTGAACGGATCCATCTCCCCGCGGCAAGACTCCCAGCACTCCTCACAACAG TCTCTGGGATCTGCTCATAAAAGCACGTTGTCACGGGATAGCAGTCCACCAGCCTCTCATACAGAAGAAGACCACGTTTACAG TTTTCCTAACAAGCAGAAGCACTCAGACTCATCGTCCACAGCCATGACTTCTGCCCTGGGCAGCAACCTGTCTGAACTGGACCGCCTTCTTCTGGAACTTAATGCTGTACAGCAAAATGCCCCATCTTTCTCCAGTACAG AGGATGCACCACCTCCATTGCCACCTTGCAGTGTTGCCCACTATATACAGGAAAATGGAGCCCACCCAGCCATCACactgacaccagcagcacagGACAAGCCTCAGAGGAACGGAACAAAGGGGACAGAAGATGGTCGTCCCACTGTGGAAAGTCTTCTGAATGAGTTGGAAAGCTCAGTGCCTTCCCCAAC GCCCAGCCCCTGTGCTCTGACAAGTGATTTGACGGACGGACAGGTGGACACACCTTCTGAGCAGCAGGGCAGAATATCAGCCACCTCTGCTACACGAGAACTGGATGAACTCATGGCCTGTTTGTCAGATTTTAAG CCAAGTTCCTTAGGCTCCCTGAACTCTGAGCCACTGTTTGAGCAAACTACTACCATTGCTGAAATCCACCCTCCTCCCGCGGCTGCCGTGTCCAAATCCCTGTCCCCTTGCCTCCCAACGGAACCAAGCCGATATTCCCCAGGTCTCTCCCCTTCTTTAAACTTTGAACTGCACATTGTGGAGGAATCTGGTGAACTGGGTGCTGCGCATCCACTATCTAGTGGGAAGCCATCCTCTCGACTGTCTCCACCTGCAGCATCCAGTCCTTGTTATTCTCCGGTATCTGACCTGGGCTTGGATTCTGCCATTGATGTTTCTGCTTCCATGCTCTCCTCCCAAGTGGAGTCTCTAGTGGTTCTGTCTCAGACTATAACCACAACTGGAGGTCGGGATCATAGTCCTTTCATGGAGGGAAGTCCTTCTGCCAAACTGACAAGCTCTGAGCTGAAGTCCTATTCGCCTCTCACCAAGTCTCCTAGTCCAACAAGTGCCCCAGCGGTCAGCAGAACCCCTGAAAGAGTTAGTCCATTGATGACACCTGCATCTATTGATCTATATCTCACCAGTTCTGAAGCAAAACCTTTGAGCCCAGTGCCATCTCTTCCCAGATCTCCACTTCCTACAGTCTCTGAATCGCCATCAATGTCGCTTCCCAAAGCTGTTTCACCTCCTCTAATCCTTTCCTCTTCCCCATCTCTAGCAGCTCCCAAGTCTCCAAGCCCAAAACCATCATCAGAACAGCCTGAGCCAGCTGTTTCTCTCAATCCCCTTCCTGCCACTAGGCTTGAGCCACCAACCTATGAGCCTTCTCTTGACGACGCCTTAGATAAACTTCTCGCCATGAGCTTCAGCAGGCCTGAGAACGAGGCTCCAATCACAGCTTCAGCAGCTTCACGGCTCACTTTAGAAGTACAACCAGAAGTATATGAGGAGACAATAGTGCCGGCGGATCGCTGCGACATTCATCCTGACACACACACGGAGAGTGAAATGGGGGATGGGCTCTTGGAGGATCAGTCGGACTGCAGGAGCGATCTTGACTGGGCTGACATGGAGCTTAAGATGGCCTACGAAGGACTTGATGGCTCCATGACCCCCATGACTGAAGCAAGCTGGATGGATGACTCTCTCACTCCGTCGTCTTGCCCTGGAACTCCAGATGCCCAAATGGACCTTCCCATGCTCCATATGGCTGGCACAATGGACAGAATCTCAGCCTCAGGACAC ATCAAATCAGTGATTAGACGCACCAAGGAGATTCAAAATGTCCACCCCATGTACCGAGATGGCCTGATACGTAGGAAGATGGGCCCCCTCATTTTCCACAAGAGCAACTCCCAggaccggctcattgaggaaCTGCAAGGAAAGCTGGGAATAGCCCGTAAAGATCGTCCAAAAAAGCAGCAGCCAGACGATTGGCTCACAGAAGGCGTCATCGTCATGTCCAACCCCAAACGCTCACGGGAAGACCACAACAAAGAGGTGGATAAG ATAATCATACCTCCTGAGTCTCCTCTTCCTCAGAGGAAGGTGATCCTACCTCCCCAATCTCCCCCAATCCCTCGCCCCCCACCCCCTGCTGAGGAGCCAAAGCGCCCCCCTCCAGTCAAATTAGCTCCTGCTCCTGCTCCTGCTCCTCTGCCTCCACCCCCACCACCTGCTCCCTCCCCACCTCCAAGAGAACCTACACCTCCTCCCCAGCCAACACCACCTCCAGTTCCACCCAAGCCCCCGACCCCTGAACCTGTGGAAGTTCCAGCTCCCTCCCCAAAACCCAATCCTGCACCCCTGCCCACACCCACCCCACCACCTGCCTCTGTGACCCCTCCCAAAGTGCTGGCGTCAGTGGGCTGCCAGACGGAGTACGACCCGCTCTTCCCTCCGCTGCAG ATCATGGCCCAGGGGAAGGGTCCACATGGACAGGTTAATAAACTAGACAACATGCTGGGCAGTCTTCAGTCTGACCTCCACAAGCTGGGAGTGCAGACGGTTGCCAAGGGAGTGTGTGGCGCCTGCTGCAAACCCATTGTTGGCCAG GTAGTAACTGCCATGGGGCGCACATGGCATCCAGAGCATTTTGTGTGCACACACTGCCAGGAGGAGATTGGTTCCAGAAACTTCTTTGAGAGGGAAGGTCAGCCATACTGCGAGAGAGATTACCACCATTTATTCTCTCCGCGCTGCTACTACTGTAATGGACCCATACTGGAT AAAGTGGTAACAGCGTTAGACAGGACGTGGCATCCTGAACACTTTTTCTGTGCCCAGTGCGGGGCGTTCTTTGGTCCTGAAG GGTTTCATGAGAAGGATGGGAAGGCGTACTGTCGTAAAGACTACTTTGACCTCTTCGCTCCTAAATGTGGCGGCTGTGCTCGTGCCATCCTGGAGAACTACATCTCTGCCCTGAGCTCTCTCTGGCATCCAGAGTGTTTCGTGTGCAGG GAGTGCTTCACACCCTTCATCAACGGCAGTTTCTTCGAGCACGACGGTCAGCCCTACTGCGAGGTCCATTATCACGCCCGCCGCGGGTCGCTGTGTTCCGGCTGTCAGAAGCCCATCACGGGCCGCTGTATCACAGCCATGGGCAAGAAGTTCCATCCCGAGCATTTTGTCTGTGCCTTCTGCCTTAAGCAGCTCAACAAGGGCACCTTCAAAGAGCAAAACGACAAGCCTTACTGCCAGGGCTGCTTCATCAAGCTGTTCAGCTAG